In Astatotilapia calliptera chromosome 16, fAstCal1.2, whole genome shotgun sequence, one genomic interval encodes:
- the kpna3 gene encoding importin subunit alpha-4 isoform X1 produces MAENAGLENHRIKSFKNKGRDVETMRRHRNEVTVELRKNKRDEHLLKKRNVPQEESLEDSDVDSDFKGQNVTLDAILQNATSDNAVVQLSAVQAARKLLSSDRNPPIDDLIKSGILPILVKCLERDDNPSLQFEAAWALTNIASGTSAQTQAVVKSNAVPLFLRLLQSPHQNVCEQAVWALGNIIGDGPQCRDYVISLGVVKPLLSFINPSIPITFLRNVTWVIVNLCRNKDPPPPMETVQEILPALCVLIYHTDINILVDTVWALSYLTDGGNEQIQMVIDSGVVPFLVPLLSHQEVKVQTAALRAVGNIVTGTDEQTQVVLNCDVLSHFPNLLTHPKEKINKEAVWFLSNITAGNQQQVQAVIDAGLIPMIIHQLAKGDFGTQKEAAWAISNLTISGRKDQVEFLVEQNVIPPFCNLLSVKDSQVVQVVLDGLKNILIMAGDEASTIAEIIEECGGLEKIENLQQHENEDIYKLAFEIIDQYFSGDDIDEDPSLIPETTQGGTFNFDPASNMQTKEFNF; encoded by the exons ATGGCAGAAAACGCCGGCTTAGAAAACCACCGCATCaagagctttaaaaacaagGGGCGTGATGTCGAG ACTATGAGAAGACATCGAAATGAAGTGACAGTTGAGTTGAGAAAG AACAAACGAGACGAACATTTACTGAAGAAGAGAAATGTCCCGCAGGAGGAGAGTCTGGAGGACTCTGATGTCGACTCAGACTTCAAAGGG CAAAATGTTACGCTCGATGCCATTCTACAG AACGCTACCAGCGATAATGCGGTTGTACAGCTCAGTGCTGTACAGGCAGCCAG AAAACTGCTCTCAAGTGACCGAAATCCTCCCATTGATGATTTGATAAAATCTGGGATCCTGCCTATTTTAGTCAAATGCCTGGAAAGGGATGACAA CCCGTCGCTTCAGTTTGAGGCAGCTTGGGCTCTGACCAACATTGCCTCTGGGAcgtcagcacagacccaggCTGTGGTTAAATCCA ATGCAGTGCCCTTGTTCTTGCGACTGCTACAATCTCCTCACCAGAACGTATGTGAACAGGCTGTGTGGGCTTTAGGAAACATTATAG GTGATGGGCCACAGTGCAGGGATTATGTCATCTCTCTGGGTGTGGTCAAGCCCCTGCTTTCTTTCATCAATCCATCAATCCCCATCACCTTCCTCCGTAATGTTACCTGGGTCATTGTTAACCTCTGCCGCAACAAGGATCCACCACCACCCATGGAGACTGTGCAAGAG ATATTGCCTGCCCTCTGTGTGCTAATATATCACACCGACATAAAT ATCCTAGTAGACACAGTGTGGGCTTTGTCCTATCTGACGGACGGAGGCAACGAGCAGATTCAGATGGTCATTGATTCTGGAGTTGTTCCATTTCTTGTGCCTCTCCTCAGCCATCAGGAGGTGAAAGTTCAG ACGGCAGCTCTGAGGGCAGTGGGAAACATTGTGACGGGGACAGATGAGCAGACACAGGTGGTTCTCAACTGTGATGTTCTGTCACACTTCCCCAACCTGCTCACACATCCTAAAGAAAAAATTAATAAG GAAGCAGTCTGGTTCCTGTCCAACATTACAGCTGGGAACCAGCAGCAAGTCCAAGCTGTGATTGATGCTGGTCTGATTCCTATGATCATTCACCAACTGGCTAAG GGTGATTTTGGCACTCAGAAGGAGGCAGCATGGGCCATCAGCAACCTCACCATCAGTGGGAGGAAAGACCAG GTGGAGTTCTTAGTGGAGCAGAATGTCATCCCTCCGTTCTGTAACCTGCTGTCCGTGAAGGACTCCCAGGTGGTGCAAGTCGTCCTGGATGGCCTGAAAAATATTCTCATCATGGCAGGAGATGAAGCCAGTACTATTGCTGAGATCATAGAGGAGTGTGGAG gtTTGGAGAAGATAGAAAATTTGCAGCAGCATGAGAATGAGGATATCTACAAACTAGCCTTTGAGATTATTGATCAGTACTTTTCAGGAGACGAT attgATGAAGATCCTAGCTTGATTCCTGAAACTACTCAAGGAGGAACCTTCAATTTTGATCCAGCTTCCAACATGCAAACAAAGGAGTTTAATTTCTAA
- the kpna3 gene encoding importin subunit alpha-4 isoform X2, protein MRRHRNEVTVELRKNKRDEHLLKKRNVPQEESLEDSDVDSDFKGQNVTLDAILQNATSDNAVVQLSAVQAARKLLSSDRNPPIDDLIKSGILPILVKCLERDDNPSLQFEAAWALTNIASGTSAQTQAVVKSNAVPLFLRLLQSPHQNVCEQAVWALGNIIGDGPQCRDYVISLGVVKPLLSFINPSIPITFLRNVTWVIVNLCRNKDPPPPMETVQEILPALCVLIYHTDINILVDTVWALSYLTDGGNEQIQMVIDSGVVPFLVPLLSHQEVKVQTAALRAVGNIVTGTDEQTQVVLNCDVLSHFPNLLTHPKEKINKEAVWFLSNITAGNQQQVQAVIDAGLIPMIIHQLAKGDFGTQKEAAWAISNLTISGRKDQVEFLVEQNVIPPFCNLLSVKDSQVVQVVLDGLKNILIMAGDEASTIAEIIEECGGLEKIENLQQHENEDIYKLAFEIIDQYFSGDDIDEDPSLIPETTQGGTFNFDPASNMQTKEFNF, encoded by the exons ATGAGAAGACATCGAAATGAAGTGACAGTTGAGTTGAGAAAG AACAAACGAGACGAACATTTACTGAAGAAGAGAAATGTCCCGCAGGAGGAGAGTCTGGAGGACTCTGATGTCGACTCAGACTTCAAAGGG CAAAATGTTACGCTCGATGCCATTCTACAG AACGCTACCAGCGATAATGCGGTTGTACAGCTCAGTGCTGTACAGGCAGCCAG AAAACTGCTCTCAAGTGACCGAAATCCTCCCATTGATGATTTGATAAAATCTGGGATCCTGCCTATTTTAGTCAAATGCCTGGAAAGGGATGACAA CCCGTCGCTTCAGTTTGAGGCAGCTTGGGCTCTGACCAACATTGCCTCTGGGAcgtcagcacagacccaggCTGTGGTTAAATCCA ATGCAGTGCCCTTGTTCTTGCGACTGCTACAATCTCCTCACCAGAACGTATGTGAACAGGCTGTGTGGGCTTTAGGAAACATTATAG GTGATGGGCCACAGTGCAGGGATTATGTCATCTCTCTGGGTGTGGTCAAGCCCCTGCTTTCTTTCATCAATCCATCAATCCCCATCACCTTCCTCCGTAATGTTACCTGGGTCATTGTTAACCTCTGCCGCAACAAGGATCCACCACCACCCATGGAGACTGTGCAAGAG ATATTGCCTGCCCTCTGTGTGCTAATATATCACACCGACATAAAT ATCCTAGTAGACACAGTGTGGGCTTTGTCCTATCTGACGGACGGAGGCAACGAGCAGATTCAGATGGTCATTGATTCTGGAGTTGTTCCATTTCTTGTGCCTCTCCTCAGCCATCAGGAGGTGAAAGTTCAG ACGGCAGCTCTGAGGGCAGTGGGAAACATTGTGACGGGGACAGATGAGCAGACACAGGTGGTTCTCAACTGTGATGTTCTGTCACACTTCCCCAACCTGCTCACACATCCTAAAGAAAAAATTAATAAG GAAGCAGTCTGGTTCCTGTCCAACATTACAGCTGGGAACCAGCAGCAAGTCCAAGCTGTGATTGATGCTGGTCTGATTCCTATGATCATTCACCAACTGGCTAAG GGTGATTTTGGCACTCAGAAGGAGGCAGCATGGGCCATCAGCAACCTCACCATCAGTGGGAGGAAAGACCAG GTGGAGTTCTTAGTGGAGCAGAATGTCATCCCTCCGTTCTGTAACCTGCTGTCCGTGAAGGACTCCCAGGTGGTGCAAGTCGTCCTGGATGGCCTGAAAAATATTCTCATCATGGCAGGAGATGAAGCCAGTACTATTGCTGAGATCATAGAGGAGTGTGGAG gtTTGGAGAAGATAGAAAATTTGCAGCAGCATGAGAATGAGGATATCTACAAACTAGCCTTTGAGATTATTGATCAGTACTTTTCAGGAGACGAT attgATGAAGATCCTAGCTTGATTCCTGAAACTACTCAAGGAGGAACCTTCAATTTTGATCCAGCTTCCAACATGCAAACAAAGGAGTTTAATTTCTAA